A stretch of the Streptomyces sp. NBC_00078 genome encodes the following:
- a CDS encoding DUF4158 domain-containing protein has protein sequence MRQDWEPEDLIEVWTLLEDDMKKVRNKSGATRLGFALLLKFFEVEARFPESAREMPAAAVEYVAQQVKVPAGAWADYDWQGDRIKRHRKEIREAYGFRANTEEDQERLAEWLAAELCPVELSRERLAEAVVARCRNDRIEPPAPGRVGRLVGKAVTDFEAQFCRSRVERISHATRSRLEDLVAGSGEETGEGVDGEGAVSGGGRSHFAELKADPGAPGLESLLAEVNKLNRVRRL, from the coding sequence GTGCGGCAGGACTGGGAGCCGGAAGACCTGATCGAGGTCTGGACGCTGCTCGAAGACGACATGAAGAAGGTGCGGAACAAGTCCGGGGCGACCCGGTTGGGCTTCGCGCTGTTGCTGAAGTTTTTCGAGGTGGAGGCCCGGTTCCCGGAGTCCGCCAGGGAGATGCCCGCGGCGGCGGTGGAGTACGTGGCCCAGCAGGTGAAGGTTCCCGCCGGGGCGTGGGCGGACTACGACTGGCAGGGCGACCGGATCAAGCGGCACCGCAAGGAGATCCGGGAGGCGTACGGGTTCAGGGCGAACACCGAGGAGGACCAGGAGCGGCTGGCCGAGTGGCTTGCCGCCGAGCTGTGTCCGGTGGAGCTGTCGCGGGAGCGGCTGGCAGAGGCGGTGGTGGCCCGGTGCCGTAACGACCGTATCGAGCCGCCGGCCCCGGGGCGGGTCGGGCGGCTGGTGGGCAAGGCGGTCACGGACTTCGAGGCCCAGTTCTGCCGCAGCCGGGTGGAGCGGATCTCGCACGCGACGCGCTCGCGCCTGGAAGATCTGGTCGCCGGCAGCGGGGAGGAGACGGGCGAGGGAGTGGACGGTGAGGGTGCGGTGTCGGGCGGCGGGCGGTCGCACTTCGCCGAATTGAAGGCCGACCCGGGGGCGCCGGGGCTGGAGAGTCTGCTGGCGGAGGTGAACAAGCTGAACCGGGTGCGGCGGTTGTAG
- a CDS encoding RNB domain-containing ribonuclease, with the protein MPRRHIRVTGAPEAPLRAALTALRSGLGVPESFPPEVLAEAERAAKAPVLPSYDATDIPFFTIDPPASTDLDQAMHLSRRDGTGYRVRYAIADVAAFVAPGAPLDAEAHRRVATLYFPDEKIPLHPAPLSEGAASLLPDQVRPAVLWTIDLDAEGRTGAVDVRRALVRSRAKLDYTGVQRQIDRRTAEEPLALLAEIGQARQRLEAERGGISLNVPEQEIVERNHAYELAYRAPLPAEGWNAQISLLTGMAAADLMLAGGTGVLRTLPAAPDGAVGRLRRTAQALHIEWPHHVSYAQLIRSLDPHRPRHAAFLQECTTLLRGAGYTVFRDGALPPITTHAAVAAPYAHCTAPLRRLADRYAAEICLATVAGEPPADWVLAALGVLPKEMADGSRLAGAVERACVDIVEAVLLKDRVGEVFDGYVVEVEERQPAGRQLTVGKVQLESPAIIGRIEGEHLPLGERLRVRLTQADPEAATVRFAPA; encoded by the coding sequence CCGCGTGACCGGCGCCCCCGAAGCCCCCCTCCGGGCGGCCCTCACCGCACTGCGTTCCGGACTCGGCGTCCCGGAGAGCTTTCCGCCCGAGGTGCTCGCCGAGGCCGAGCGGGCCGCGAAGGCCCCCGTCCTTCCGTCGTACGACGCCACGGACATCCCCTTCTTCACCATCGACCCGCCGGCATCGACCGATCTCGACCAGGCGATGCACCTGTCCCGACGGGACGGCACCGGCTACCGCGTCCGTTACGCCATCGCGGACGTCGCCGCGTTCGTCGCGCCGGGAGCGCCGCTGGACGCGGAGGCCCACCGGCGGGTGGCCACGCTGTACTTCCCGGACGAGAAGATCCCGCTGCATCCCGCGCCGCTCAGCGAGGGCGCCGCCAGCCTCCTCCCGGACCAGGTCCGACCGGCGGTGCTCTGGACGATCGACCTCGACGCGGAAGGCCGCACCGGCGCCGTCGACGTCCGTCGTGCCCTCGTCCGCAGCCGGGCCAAGCTCGACTACACCGGCGTACAGCGGCAGATCGACCGGAGGACGGCCGAGGAGCCGCTCGCGCTGCTGGCGGAGATCGGGCAGGCGCGGCAGCGGCTGGAGGCGGAGCGGGGCGGGATCTCGCTGAACGTGCCCGAGCAGGAGATCGTCGAGCGAAACCACGCGTACGAGCTCGCCTACCGGGCGCCGCTGCCCGCCGAGGGATGGAACGCGCAGATCTCCCTGCTGACCGGGATGGCGGCCGCGGATCTGATGCTGGCGGGTGGCACGGGCGTGCTGCGCACCCTTCCTGCCGCCCCGGACGGCGCCGTCGGCCGTCTGCGCCGTACCGCGCAGGCGCTGCACATCGAGTGGCCGCACCATGTCTCGTACGCCCAGCTGATCCGTTCCCTCGACCCGCACCGACCGCGGCACGCGGCGTTTCTCCAGGAGTGCACGACTCTGCTGCGCGGCGCGGGCTACACCGTCTTCCGGGACGGGGCCCTTCCGCCGATCACCACGCACGCCGCGGTCGCCGCCCCCTATGCCCACTGCACGGCGCCGTTGAGGCGGCTCGCCGACCGCTACGCGGCCGAGATCTGCCTCGCGACCGTGGCCGGCGAGCCCCCTGCGGACTGGGTGCTCGCGGCGCTGGGCGTGTTGCCGAAGGAGATGGCCGACGGCAGCCGGCTCGCGGGCGCGGTGGAGCGCGCGTGCGTGGACATCGTGGAGGCGGTGCTGCTCAAGGACCGGGTGGGCGAAGTCTTCGACGGGTACGTGGTGGAGGTCGAGGAGCGCCAGCCCGCGGGCCGTCAACTCACGGTGGGGAAAGTCCAGTTGGAGTCTCCGGCGATCATCGGCCGGATCGAGGGCGAGCACCTGCCCCTGGGCGAGCGCCTGCGGGTCCGGCTCACGCAGGCCGACCCGGAAGCAGCCACCGTGCGCTTCGCGCCTGCCTGA